The following coding sequences lie in one Coregonus clupeaformis isolate EN_2021a unplaced genomic scaffold, ASM2061545v1 scaf0196, whole genome shotgun sequence genomic window:
- the LOC121559478 gene encoding dickkopf-related protein 3-like: MLYLYLLTLSLSSIHGILLPESARPVDLDTNQILEDNLAQGHTTLNEMFEEVEQLMEDTHNKLEDAVHQMDNESAKSSLHPHDLPSNYHNESTSESVVENQSIHTIETVHKETENRTGETHITRTIIQSSGKGNNINHECVIDEDCEKGKYCRYETHRSKCLTCKALDVPCKRDEECCTGQLCVWGQCSQNATKGEAGSICQYQNDCSPDLCCAIHKALMFPVCTAKPIERERCHGSSNHLMELLSWDIEGQGPKEHCPCAEDLQCQHLGRGSLCLKGENSSEEDLTDTLYSEIDYIV; the protein is encoded by the exons ATGTTGTATCTCTATCTTCTAACCCTGAGCCTATCGTCTATCCATGGCATCCTCCTTCCTGAATCTGCCAGGCCCGTGGATTTGGACACCAACCAGATCCTTGAGGATAATTTGGCACAAGGACACACGACATTAAACGAGATGTTTGAGGAGGTAGAGCAACTGATGGAGGACACGCATAATAAACTGGAGGACGCGGTGCACCAG ATGGACAATGAGAGTGCAAAGTCCAGCTTGCATCCCCATGACCTTCCCTCAAATTATCACAACGAAAGCACTTCTGAGAGTGTGGTTGAAAACCAATCCATCCACACCATAGAGACCGTACACAAG GAGACAGAAAACAGAACAGGAGAGACCCACATCACCAGAACAATTATCCAGTCCAGTGGCAAGGGAAATAATATTAATCAT GAGTGTGTCATTGATGAGGACTGTGAGAAGGGAAAATATTGCCGGTATGAGACACACCGATCAAAGTGTCTAACCTGCAAAGCCCTCGACGTG CCCTGCAAAAGGGATGAGGAGTGCTGTACAggacagctgtgtgtgtggggccagTGCAGCCAGAACGCCACTAAGGGGGAAGCTGGCAGCATCTGCCAATACCAGAATGACTGCAGCCCAGACCTCTGCTGTGCTATCCATAAAG CCCTGATGTTCCCAGTGTGCACGGCCAAGCCAATAGAGCGTGAGCGCTGTCATGGCTCCTCCAATCACCTGATGGAGCTGCTGTCCTGGGACATAGAGGGCCAGGGACCAAAGGAACACTGCCCCTGTGCTGAGGACCTCCAGTGTCAACATCTCGG CCGAGGCTCGCTGTGTCTGAAAGGAGAGAACTCGAGTGAAGAGGACCTGACAGACACACTTTATTCAGAAATTGACTATATCGTCTAG